The sequence CTGGGCGAAGGCGGAGGTGGGAAAGCCGCCGAAGACCGGACCGAGCAGGGTGGCGATGCCGTCGGTGCGCAGGCCCCGGGTGATGGTCCGGGCGTCGGTGCGGCGCTCGCAGATCTCGCCGAGGGCGAGCATGCCGGCGCTGGACTCGGTCATCAGCACCAGCATCACGATGCACAGCGAGAGGATGGCGGCGGGCTGGAACTCCGGGGCGCCGAAGGCGAACGGGGCGGGCAGCGCGGCGACGGGCGCGGACTTGATGCCGCTGAAGTCGGCCATGCCGAAGGGGATCGCGGCCAGGGTGCCGACGAGCAGCCCGAAGAGCAGGGCGACCTGTTTGACGAAGCCCCTGCCGAAGCGCTGGATCAGCAGGATGACGGCGAGGGTGAATCCGGCGAGCGCCAGATAGCGCATGTCTCCGAAGTCGGCGGCGGTCTTGTCGCCGCCTTGGGCCCAGCCGACCGGGACGGGCATCAGCGTGACGCCGATCAGGGTGATGACCACGCCGGTGACCAGGGGCGGGAAGAAGCGGAGCAGCCTGCCGAAGAACGGGCCGAGGGCCAGGCAGAAGGCGCCGGCCACCATCACCGCGCCGTAGATCGCGGGGAGTTGGTGTCCTTTGCCGTTGGTCTCGGCGATCGCGAGGATGGGGGCGATGCCGGCGGAGGAGGCGGCGTTGACGAAGGGCAGCCGGTTGCCGACGAAGCCCTTGACGCCGATGGTCTGCAGGATGGTCGCGATGCCCGCGATGAGCAGGCTCGCGGCGATGAGCCGGGTGCGGGCCGCGATGTCGAGCCCGCAGGCCTGGCCGATGATGAGCGGAGGAGTGACAACGCCTGCGTACATCGCGGCGATGTGCTGGAGCGCGGCGGGGACGAGCCGCGAGGGGTGGAGCTTCTCGTCCACCGGGTGCACGGACGTGACGGCGTCCTCGATGTGCACCGGCGGGGTGGAACACGGGGCTTTCGCCGGCCCCTTTGCAGGCTGTGCCATTTCGTTCCCTCCGGTGTAGCGCGCCCCCGGCCCGTCAGGCCGGGCCGGGGGCGGGCGTCCCGCGTCAGAGGTTGGTCATGTCGACCGGGATACGGGCCTCACAGCCGTCCCGCAGGATGGTGGCCTCGATGAGGCCGTAGGGACGGTCGGCGGCGAAGTAGACCTCGTTGTCGTTCTTGAGACCGAACGGCTCCAGGTCCACGAGGAAGTGGTGCTTGTTGGGCAGGGAGAAGCGGACCTCGTCGATCTCGCTGCGGTTGTTGATGATGCGCGAGCCCATCTGGTACATCGTCTGCTGGAGCGAGAGGGAGTACGTCTCGGCGAAGGCGTGGAGCATGTGCTTCTTGACCTGCTCGTAGGACTTCTCCCAGTTGGGCATCTTCTGCGCGTCGTCGGTCCAGTTGAACCGCCAGCGGCCGGCGACCTGGGTGGCGAGGATGCGGTCGTACGCCTCCTGGAGGGTGGTGTACTTGTCCTTGACGTAGCCCCAGAACTCGGAGTTGGTCGAGTTCATCACGACCAGGTCCTTCAGGCCGGAGATGACCTCCCACTGCTCACCGTCGAAGGTGATCTGGGTGAGGCGGACCTCCTGGCCCTTGCGGACGAAGGAGTGCTTGACGTCGTCGGCGCCGATGAACCTGCTGTTGGCGTCGGAGGTCTCGATCCGCTCCCAGGCGTATTCCTCGATGCGGATGCGCGCCCGGTGGATCGGCTCCTGGCTGGTGACGAAGTGCCGGGCGAGGTGGATGCCGAACTGCTCGGCGGACTCGATGCCGTATTCCTTGGCGAACGCGTACACCGTGTTCTTGGTGGTGTCGGTCGGCAGGACGTTGGCGTTGGAGCCCGAGTAGTGGACCTCTTCCATGTCGCCGCTCAGTGCGATGGAGACGTTGAGGTCCTTGATGTGATGGGTGGCGCCGTCCCGCGTGATCTTGACGACTCGGTTCTCGGCCTTGCCGTACTGGTTCTGTCCCAGGATGGTCGGCATGTAGCTAGCTCCCTCGGTAAACGGAGTAGCCGAACGGGTTGAGCAGCAGCGGTACGTGGTAGTGCTCCCCGGGCACCACGGCGAAGGTGATCGCCACCTCGGGGAAGAACACGGCACCGCTGTCCCGGTTCGCGGGGGCGTCCTGCTGCGCATCGGCTTGCTTCTTCGCAGAAATTTCGAAGTACGGCTCGACCGCGAAGTCCAGCCGCACATGGGTGGTCCCCTCCGGCAGGGCCGGCAGGTCCTTGCACCGGCCGTCGGCGTCGGTCGCCGAGCCGCCGAGCGCCTGCCAGTCCGCGTCGCGTCCCGCGCGGGCGAAGAGGCGGACGGCGACGCCCTCGGCGGGGCGGCCGATCGAGGTGTCCAGGATGTGCGTGGACACGGAGGCGGTGGTGCTGGTGCTCATGGTGTCAGGCGTCCTCTTCGACGAGTCGGGCCAGTCGGATGCGGTTGATCTTGCCCAGCTCGGTGCGGACGATCTCCCGCTCCCGCTCGGGCGAGTTGCCGATCCGCTCCTTGACCGCGTCGCGCATCTGCTCGCCGGTCCGGCCGGTGGCGCAGATGAGGAAGACATGCCCGAACTTCTCCTGGTAGGCCAGGTTGAGGTCGAGCATCTCCGCCTTGAGCTCCTCGGAGGCACCGGCCATGCCGCGCTGCTCGCGGGCGGAGGCCGGGTCGCCGGGCCTGGGCCGCCCGATCGGCGGGTGCCCGGCCATCGCCTGCGCCAGGTCCGCCGCGCTCAGCTCGGCCATGGCGGCGTCGCTGGCGGTGTAGAGGTCCTCCGGAGTGGCGTAGGGGCGGGTGGCGAGCAGTCGCCGGGCCCACTCCGTGGAGGCGCACGCCTCGTGGAGGGCGGCGAGGGCCTCGCGCTCCTCCAGATCGTTGAACCGGGCCAGACCCGGGGGCGTGGAAGTCGTCGTCACGGGAGCCTCCGTGGCCGCTTCGGGCCGTTGTGCTGAACGGGCTGCGGATAGCTAACGCCCTCGGAAACATCACGTCAACACTTTGTTGAAAATTCCGCGTAACAAGCCGGGTTGGGGGCCGAACGGCCCTTGCGGCCCCCGGTTCGGCCCGGTCAGACGCCCTTCTCGCGGTTGAGGTAGTTGTAGACCGTGAAGCGACTGACGCCGAGCGCGCCCGCCACGGTCTCCACGCCGTGCCGCACGGCGAACGCGCCGCGCGCCTCCAGGATCCGTACGACCTCCTGTTTGGCCTTGCGGTCCAGGTCGGCCAGCGGCCGGCCCTCCTTGCGCTCCATGGCGGCCAGGATGTGGTCGAGGGAGTCGGCGAGCTGGGGCAGGCGTACGGCGACGACGTCGGCGCCCTCCCAGGCCAGCACGACGTCCTCCGGGCCGGCCTCGTCGGGCGGGAGCATCGTCCCGCCCATGGCGTCCACCAGCGGCTTCACCGCCGCGATGAAGGGCTCCTCCGCGGTCACCTATCACCCTCCCCGGTTCCGTCGCCGATCACGTTGACCTGGAGCGAGACCCGGGTGGCACCGGCCTGGAGGGTCTTGCGCAGCAGCGCGTCCACCGCGCCGAGCACCCGGTCGGCGCCGCCCTCGGCCGTATTGCCGAAGGGGCCGACGTCGACGGCGTCCAGCTCGGCCGTCTCGATGATCTCGCGCGCCACCAGGGCGTGCGCGGGTGCCTCGTCCAGGTCGAAGGGCTCGGTCGTGAACTCCACTCTCAATCGCACGCACTCAACCTAACGCGCGAGGCGGTCGCGGGGGCAGCCGTCGCGGACACCTCTTGACAAGCGGCGACACCCGACGGCAATCTTCCATTACGCAGAAACGAACTTCCGTAATACGGAATATCGACCCACGGAAGGGAGCGCGGCCCGAATGCCAGGTTTCGAGTGGAGCACCGCCGCAGACCAGCGCTTCAACGTCAACCTGTCGATCCTCTTCACGGAACTCCCGCTCCTGGAGCGCCCCGCGGCCGCCGCCGCGGCGGGCTTTACCGCGGTCGAGCTGTGGTGGCCCTGGATCGACTCCCCCACTCCGGCCCGGTCCGAGCTGGACGCCCTGAAGCAGGCGATCGAGGATGCGGGGGTCCGGCTCACGGGCCTGAACTTCTACGCCGGACGGCTGCCGGGCCCCGACCGCGGCGCCCTGTCGCTGCCGGGCGAGGAGTCGGAGAGGTTCCGCGCCAGCATCGACGTGGCCGCCGGCTTCGCGGCCTCCCTCGGCTGCACGGCGCTCAACGCGCTCTACGGCAACCGGGTCGAGGGCGTGGACCCGGCCGAGCAGGACGCGCTCGCCCTGGAGAACCTGGCCCTCGCGGCCCGGGCGGCCGACCGGATCGGCGCGATCCTGCTGATCGAGGCGCTGAACAAGCCCGAATCGCCGCTGTATCCGCTGGTGTCGGCGCCGGCCGCCATCGAGGTCGTCGACAAGGTCAACGCGGCGACGGGCCTCGGGAACGCCAAG comes from Streptomyces sp. SCL15-4 and encodes:
- a CDS encoding nucleobase:cation symporter-2 family protein, which encodes MAQPAKGPAKAPCSTPPVHIEDAVTSVHPVDEKLHPSRLVPAALQHIAAMYAGVVTPPLIIGQACGLDIAARTRLIAASLLIAGIATILQTIGVKGFVGNRLPFVNAASSAGIAPILAIAETNGKGHQLPAIYGAVMVAGAFCLALGPFFGRLLRFFPPLVTGVVITLIGVTLMPVPVGWAQGGDKTAADFGDMRYLALAGFTLAVILLIQRFGRGFVKQVALLFGLLVGTLAAIPFGMADFSGIKSAPVAALPAPFAFGAPEFQPAAILSLCIVMLVLMTESSAGMLALGEICERRTDARTITRGLRTDGIATLLGPVFGGFPTSAFAQNVGVVSLTRVRSRYVVAVAGGSLIVLGAFPVLGAVVSLVPMPVLGGAGIVLFGSIAVSGIRTLSEAGLDDSSNIILVAVALGAGIIPLAAPTFYADFPAWAQTVLGSGISAGALVAVLLNLFFHHLGTRSPQPAPALKSS
- the pucL gene encoding factor-independent urate hydroxylase, whose translation is MPTILGQNQYGKAENRVVKITRDGATHHIKDLNVSIALSGDMEEVHYSGSNANVLPTDTTKNTVYAFAKEYGIESAEQFGIHLARHFVTSQEPIHRARIRIEEYAWERIETSDANSRFIGADDVKHSFVRKGQEVRLTQITFDGEQWEVISGLKDLVVMNSTNSEFWGYVKDKYTTLQEAYDRILATQVAGRWRFNWTDDAQKMPNWEKSYEQVKKHMLHAFAETYSLSLQQTMYQMGSRIINNRSEIDEVRFSLPNKHHFLVDLEPFGLKNDNEVYFAADRPYGLIEATILRDGCEARIPVDMTNL
- the uraH gene encoding hydroxyisourate hydrolase; translation: MSTSTTASVSTHILDTSIGRPAEGVAVRLFARAGRDADWQALGGSATDADGRCKDLPALPEGTTHVRLDFAVEPYFEISAKKQADAQQDAPANRDSGAVFFPEVAITFAVVPGEHYHVPLLLNPFGYSVYRGS
- the uraD gene encoding 2-oxo-4-hydroxy-4-carboxy-5-ureidoimidazoline decarboxylase is translated as MTTTSTPPGLARFNDLEEREALAALHEACASTEWARRLLATRPYATPEDLYTASDAAMAELSAADLAQAMAGHPPIGRPRPGDPASAREQRGMAGASEELKAEMLDLNLAYQEKFGHVFLICATGRTGEQMRDAVKERIGNSPEREREIVRTELGKINRIRLARLVEEDA
- a CDS encoding helix-turn-helix domain-containing protein, with protein sequence MGGTMLPPDEAGPEDVVLAWEGADVVAVRLPQLADSLDHILAAMERKEGRPLADLDRKAKQEVVRILEARGAFAVRHGVETVAGALGVSRFTVYNYLNREKGV
- a CDS encoding TIM barrel protein; the protein is MPGFEWSTAADQRFNVNLSILFTELPLLERPAAAAAAGFTAVELWWPWIDSPTPARSELDALKQAIEDAGVRLTGLNFYAGRLPGPDRGALSLPGEESERFRASIDVAAGFAASLGCTALNALYGNRVEGVDPAEQDALALENLALAARAADRIGAILLIEALNKPESPLYPLVSAPAAIEVVDKVNAATGLGNAKFLMDLYHLSMNGEDLPAVIDACAAKTGHVQIADNPGRGAPGTGSLPLQELLGRLRKAGYDGWVGLEYKPGDRPSAEAFDWLPREARAAR